The Plodia interpunctella isolate USDA-ARS_2022_Savannah chromosome 9, ilPloInte3.2, whole genome shotgun sequence genome includes the window CTATTATATCAGCGGTTTAATATGAAGCATTATGAAATGACGGATTTAATATCTGAAATTGACGGCTCGGATATCAGCCGggagatattatttatgattgaGTTTTTGTTCCCCTTGGATTTTCTTTGCCATGCTGGAATTGtaatcacaaaacaaaattcaataatcAAATAACCCTTTAACATAAAAAGCCAAAACCTGTTTTATGTTGAAACTTTGTTGTGATATGAACGAAACGAGACAAAGCATTTTCAACTAAAGTagattttaacttttcttacgatataaatttgacaaaacgGAATCGACAGAAGAATAATTGAAGCTAAAAgacctaataaaattaaataatataattcaaatggGGAATGGACCGGACACACGATGAGAGAGAAGATTTCTCTCTGTCCTCTCTGTCCTGTCGAAAATGATAACTCAGTTAACATTCATTGTCAGGTTAACattgacaaaaattataactgaCTGGTATCTATGTGACTATGTACTGAGGTGGGCAGCATAAGAGGTGGGAGGATGATTGAGGAGAATAGTGGGTCCAACATGGATACGCAGAGCAAGAGATAGAAATGAATGGAAATCTTTAAGAGGCCTTTGCCGGAAGAAAAGCAGGAAAGTGAAAATTAACCCCGACCGTTTGCCGATATTTAGAAGTTATAtagtcatttatattatacaactaaattGATTACCAAACAGGGTTGTTATATACAATATCGTAATCATGTAGTATGTAATGGAATACATTACGTAAAGCAACCCTCGCATTATTTAATGTTCCCTGTCATATTGAGCAATGGGTTACCGAATTACTTGCAATAAATCTACATGTTCAACGAATATCGGTTTTCGTAAATTTGGAAACTTCCACGAGGTTTATttctgttattattaaatgttattaattatataatttaatcttgttttatttacttaacctTGTTTAGTTGAGATAGCCTGAGCCGAATGCGTGTTCCACTTTCAGcaaaattaaatgcaaatataTGGCGTATGCAATCTATGGTTTGCGCTCTCGGCCTGCTATAGTGGCAGTTAAGTAACTTTCACATGATCGATCATTAGGTAGGTGGCCGAAAATGTATAGTcccgatttttttaaatccaccAATTACCATAGAGCCTTCGAGGTGGATCATGCGACCAAGGTATTATTATACCTAAGAAAGACCAATGCCCCACGCAGTGAggacattaaaatgtatgtatggatagtgtatgtattataatgtggattatgataatataatatatttactattgaGATAAGGGTTGTGTGAATTCACGatctaaaaatgaaatatttcaactCTGCAAAACAAGTGGAAATAGATGGAATTCagatacagacagacaaacatcgggacaggtgaaactaaataaaagcttgtaataattagttaaaatacttaaaatctAATACATGAATAATGTAGAATTAATTAAGGTTTTTGTGGTCAGACGGAGTGCGGGTAGACAGACAGGTAGttggacaaataaataatgcggGCCACCCTCTACCTTGGGGTAAAATTACACTGCAAAATTAAGAGAGTACCGAAGTAGTTCGaactattttgtaatatatctacaattttaatttatttttgtttttttttttttttcataggttGTGAGTTTGAATTTAGTAGAACGGTTTTGATTGTGAGCTAAACCTTTTTTTTCGTCTTcactttatttacattaatcaATAGTTTCATGATATTTATGTTGCTTTTGGTCTAAATCCATTGACGGTTTTATTCTGCTTGTTTGTAAATGTTTCTTGCGTTATGTAATGTATTgcgttgtgtacataaatactGACCAAGTGAAATCGCTGTTGGGCAAACCTATACACGAGTGCGCCAGGATGACTACGAGCAGGCAGAGATGGCGGGACATCGTACGGCGAACTACACCAGCCTCCCAGAATCAAAAAACATGTTGACCACGACCACTTTGTCGAGAGTGAGACGAataagatgatgatgatgtacaCAAATACAAAGGTGATTGCCTCTTTGCAAATGCGCtagttttcttttactttgtacttagtttagtttaacctagataattattagttaccttacaaatttaaatttctcagacaagtttatttttttctaaatcggTTTGTATTTCTGAAGAAATGCACGGGTGCTATCATATCACCTGATAGAATTTAGTTCagatgttttgaaaatatgttttgtttttcgatCGAATTGATTTTCGAAAGAGGGAGTTTTTCAACGAAATTGATTCAAGGAGTCACAATTATGCAATATATTGAATTGGACATTCTACATGTGAATTTGAcgtaattttaacaaatacctGGCCAAAAGTTACGTTCAAAAAGTTGTATTCATTTTATCTATTGAGTAAatccgaaaataaatatttcaaccgacaaaatcaaaatcgtaTTGGATGGTCCAAAAAATCAAGTCGAGTTACAAAATTCGCGTGGCACATTTTATTCACCGCCTGAATTTCCATTTGACAGGGtcggcaaatatttttttttatttggcacAAGTTCGAAGGTTTTGGTCATAcgaagttattaaaaaactaaatatagaGGTTGTTTAGTCGATGCCGGTGTCGGTCGGTgctaaatgtatatataggtatcaaAAACTTTAGTggatatatttaaactttaaagaataataaaaaaaattgcctcGTTTTGCACAGTATGAAATAGGATTTTGCTCACAGACCTactctataaataaaactatttaatgaGTAGATCTGTGAGCAAAATATTTGAAGCATGTAATGCTATTACCTGTCATTgctaaatagtataataatacaatttcttttatccATTACTTAATTAGGTAAAATAGATTCATTGGACAATTTTGACTGCTCAGAAACTGGTCCACGGGGAAAATGTCTACTTTCGATTCAAGCTTGGTAATATTTGTCAGAAAGACAAAATGTGACCAAATTGTTGCCTTCTGGTCAGGGGCACGATTCTtacgcaatcgaagttcacGATCAAATGTATCCAACTTTTTTCTGATGGTCTACACAACTGTTCCTCCATTCACAAAATATGACCGTTGAAAAATTCGATTTTCGTTTGTGAATTTGCTTATGTAAAATCTTCGAAAAAAAATGGAGAAAATTAATGACTTCGATTGTATGAGAATCGAACATCTTGATCGATTGCCTGACGATGGGCAAGTCCAAGTAGAATATTATAGCTGGTTGGctggatttaaaaaaagttatattattatgtatgtggTCTATTTGGgcgtattaaaaaaataagacaacTGACTTTATAAAGTATACGTTTTATTATAAGCTGTAGCTTACAATTCTTAATAACATGCAGTTTCCATGAAACGtaaatggtatttttaattataatataatagtaattatttacaattaaacaaaagaaagagaTTACATGAATATCGATTACATTCGTCACTTCATTTACTCACTTCTTTGAAGCTCAATATtgagtaaaattaaatgcagGTTTACCCACTGAACAATAAATGACTTATGGTTTAATCTACTTttacaaacaatacaatatacttaattgCTGACTTTACATATTTAGgtaaaaattttacacaagTAATCGATCCAAATACTTAACAGTTATAGCTAAAACGTAaagattgtaaataaaattaatttattaatattttaaaacttaaatgaTTTTGCGTTATCcgatttcatatttatttacatttttatcattcaTCATCAACaagattgacgtcaggcaagcaGCCGGTCATAAAGTCTTCAAAATGAAACGTAACTTGATTTTCTGGTCGTTACGCCCATTAATGTAACTGGGCGTTCTCTGATGATAGATTaacaatatacaattattatgcTTAAACCGAAAAGTGAGTAAAATCCAAAATTAATTCACAATATTAATAACgtcataaaataagtattatatccGAGATATTACTATTGCGACACACCTCTgggaatttaatattaaaaatcttctttttctccaatattttatttatatcgagtCGGATTTATATCGAGtcggatttttatttatgaattcccaaaagtatattttttgcagcATTACCTATGTCTGCATGTAAGATTTTGGAGCCTGTGTTCAAAGCCATGTAGGATACGAAAACCAATATTAGAACATCAGATCTGAAAACGCGAAACCTTTGTTACATGTGAGATTTACTattgattgtgatggagtcaGTCTTTACCTCACTAAATTATCGTACAATGTAACTAAACGTGACTGTGAGAGAATGGGTTTACATTGTAAAAAGTTGACCAGTCAGGTAATttggaaaaagaaatatttcccggtagtttcttaaattttcttGGCATTTTCACGTCATCCTTTATGCTGACCGCGGTGACCCTTTTCTTGCGATCGACAGACAGCATGCCCAGAATTTTGTTCCAAAAATCCACCTCACTCCACAAAACTGACGTGTTCTCATCCCTTTGCTCCTTCAAGAATGCGTATATCGAATTTTCGAGGCCGATATCGACGAAAATGTAAACAGTATTTTCCGCTTTTAACATTTCACCATGAATTTTCTTTATGTTCACGTGACTGTAAGTTGACATTAAGTAGTTTGGGGAAAACACAACAAGAGTTGTGTATCTACGTGAATCTTTAACACATCGCGCTAGGCTCTTCACTAAGTTCTGTTTATCATTACTCACTGGTTTCATAAACAGCTTCAAGTTATGACACCTTAACCCGGGAACAACTTCTTTCAGAACGAACTCTTCGTCGTCATCACAGTATCTCACAATAATATTGCGGGATTTGTCTTTATGAGTTTTATGGAATGGCACTCCGTTCTTGCTTTTCCTGTCTCGTAGTTTCCTCTTTACCATCGAGTTCACTTGTTTTCTATAGAATacgaataatattatcataactATATAAAGAGAcactaaaatcaatattaaggagatgaaaataatatatctcaTGTAACATGATTCTCTGGTCCATATAGGGCACTTGAATGATGACAAATCAGGAatctggaaataaatatttgaatcagtaagtttctttaataaagaaaagatattgcgaaagatattaaaaacgtaattataccttaatttttgaatgttCTTCTAGAAAATCAATGaagtaaaagtttttacaTTCACAGTTCAATGGGTTGTGAGAAATCCATATTTCTTTCAAAGGTCTTTTGAGAACATCTTCGTAACTTTTTCCAGGTTTTATATTAAGTGTAGATTTATCGTTAtcctaaaagaaaaaatcaacATTAGTACTTAAGTaatacattctttttttttaatcaaaattaaaatgacataaaaattacaaataaaaaaaccaccTCAAAAGCGCCACACCGAGACAATGTTCAGAATGCTGGCAGCAGTTCCTCGCTGTACTGCTAGACTTATACGCTGAGCTAAGAAAATCACCAGTTGTCTCGATGTGACGCGTTGATAATACATTCTTATttgataatatcaaaattatgagTCTTACCCAAAgtacttcaattttattatggcTAATATCTAATATGTCATGACCATTTAACCACCattcatcaaaaataacttcaaaGTTGTTGCGACTCAAATTCAGTAGTCTTAAATTGTAGGTGTGCGCAAATGGAGATATTCTTTTTGTAATCCTTGTcatgttgtttattatttttgtcttttcgAAGGTCAATCTATTATAAGCCAGCGATATTGACATTTTTTGTCTGTTATTGCTGAATAAGAGGTCAGAAATTGTCGTCAATTTATTGTTCTCCATATTGAGGTGTATCAGACTCAGCAGAGACGAAAATGTATACCtgcaatgttaaatattaatttatgatgaCTTTCAGagttttcttaaatattttaattaatttactcaTAGCATTCAATGTAGTATTGATAATaatcaaattcattttaataaaccaaataaatattacaaatttacgtttatatttacttctttatcattttataataataaaattgtaaactgCACAACTTAACAGTTAACAATAGCCTTAAAGCCAGAAGGTATTCTCCACCAGTCAAACCTATTGTAGCTGCtactattgttattatattcacACCATAgatgttattaatttcttacCCAGAGATTTCAACCAAAGAGTTGTGATGTAAATCGAGCTTTTCTAGACGAACGAGAGATGAAAATATCTTTGGCTCCAAATCCTTCAGATTATTGTGACTCAAATCTAGttccaataaattaatttgatcatTAAAAACTGATTCGGGCAAAGTTGTAATATCATTATAAGATAACGATATGTTAGTGAGATCGGGAGAATTCGCAAAAACGTCGTATGGTAATATTTCCAGGCCACACCTCTGAATATATATCTGTTTCAAATTCTTCAAGTTCCCGAACAAGTATTTAGGGAGTTCCTTAAGTTTTACGTCGTTGTTCAGAATAACGACTGTTTCCAACTCATCATTGTATTTGAACAAATTTTGTGGCAACGCTGAGAACTTATTCGATAATAATGTCAGTTTCTTCAATTTCTTCAGAGGCTTGAATATCGACCACGGAAGTTCGTTAAGACCATTAGAACTCAAATCTAACTCTTCAAGAACGTCGACTCCAGTGAAAAAGTCTTCAGAGAACCAAGTTACATTGCTCTGCCACAACGAGAGTTTCCTCAATAAAGTTAAGTGGGAAAACAAATTTGAAGAAATGTTGGTCATGTGATTGTGACTTATTTCTAATGTCTCTAGTTTCTCAAGAGGCTTGAATAGTTCTTCGGAAAGATTTATACTGTTTGATCTTATATTTAACCAAGTTAACCTATTGATATCCATGAATAGGTTATCTGGTAATCGTGTGATTCCATTCACTGATAGCAATAATTTAGTCAAGTCCTGTAATCCTGCAAAATGTCTTCTGTCCAAGTATCCAGACAAATTCTTTGCATTCTGGAATATCAGTGCCATCGTCTTGGAAACTCCTAAACTGTTTAAGACATCTTTGAATGAAGATGTCGGTAATGGGCAGTCTTTGAAACTGACTGATTTAAATGTATTCATATCGTTGGCAcatttaggtaatttattatagtcaaGACTTGTGGAATTCtcacattttatgtttaagtatgtattaggtagtagatttatttttactatacgACCTGAAACAAATCgaattatacattttctttttaatccaaataaaatgtttgacaGGGCACCGCTGCAATTTTCGCAGTGATGgcaaactttttcattttttcatttaacgCTGGAGCGTGCTACAAATTCAGACATGCATTTCACTGAGCTGTAAAAGGCAGTTTGAAAACGTGAATATTTAAGTGCACTCACCGTCGATGTTGCAATTGAGTTCGACAGCGAGCGTGCCGCCGCAAACGCAGTTAGGGTCACTCGGACACATCAGCGTCGAGGCCCCAATTATCTGCAGCGCCAACGCCGCGGTCAGCACGCACACTAATTCGAAACGCATCGTTAATTCTATTACATTTGTCCTCTCCAAAATTTACTTCACTTCTGTCGTATTTATCACTTCTATTTCTATCAAAAATGCTCCTTTTCTAATCTTCCTCTTCAATTTCGTGATCATCTTCATTCATCAGACCTGtagacataattaatttatgaaatccCAAAGTGTTGTGTCAGGCACGTTATTAATTTGAGTACAGAGATTGATTCTCTcttcattatttacaaacagaTCGACAAAAATGCGCAGCGAGATAAATTGCTGCGACGGCAAATATAATGGAACTGCCGAATCTATAGCCAGTTATCTCGGTCGGGCGAACGCGggtattttcatattattgaaatttccaATTCCGATACCATTGTTCGGTAATGATAAATACTGGAATTGATATGTGGCATTATGGGGGACATTAGTTAAATACTTGCGGATATTGGATGTGAATATCTTAACaattaatagaattatttatttagtttgacCAGTCgatatgaaactaaaaaataacttcttataaataacaaaacaaagcgAATCGCGAATTGCAAATGGCAATAAAATCGTATTATCATTCACACTTGTCGTTATGTATCATCCCAAGTCACGTTTTCAGTCGATcacattttttgccattgttTATTTCAGTTATAAAGTTTATGATTATATTAGAATGTTAGCTGCAGGCTACCTATACCTTTATGaggctatatttatttatagccgAGATCTAAACGGCGAGATTTATAGCAGGACCATTCATTTGTTCAATAAATCCCGCAGTGGACGGAGCTTGGCGCACGGCCGTGGAAACCGCCAAGTTGACATTTTATCTGTTATCGCAAGAATTGGCGCAGTGGGATTAACGTAATGAGGGTTTCTAATCTGATAATCAGTGCCAAGCTAATTAGATTCTTCAAGTAACCCCCTGGCTTTCTTTCTATGGATTTTTGTACTAAGTTATACAGTAGCTTTTTGCATTTTCTACGTTGTTGTCAAAACAAAAGGAAGcgtataatatagtatatattgaATTgacttcaaataaattattaacaatcaTTGTCTGTACAAGTCAACATCTTGGCGAACGTAATTCtgatataagtacatatttgtcAACTCACAACTCAACTTTTCACagtaagaatttaaaaaattaaaattgagttCCTTTTCCTTACAGCCTTATTCTATATGTACTTGGTTTTGACTCTCCTAATGCTTGTCTCTAGAGATCTATGCTGGGTCATCATTTGCTCGtttcatgttatttttcaCGACAGACGTACATGATTACCCGACAAATATAAATTGGCAggtgaaaatgttattttcaatttcatctcCCACAAACTACTGCAttctcataatttatttctgtatagGAGACATACATCCCTTTATGTCTTTTAAAATGTCACAGTGCTGGattaagttaattttgacTCTGGTCTGGGGACATGTTTTTTAAAAGTGCTGCCATTATTCTAACTCGCCTTAGTCTATTGAATTGAGGCACATATCcacttaaaatattcattttctcACTTGTTGACGCTAGACGACTTTTGCGAAGGATTCCTAATAGAGTAAAACCCCGTACAGTAACTAGTATAAATTTGAGAGTAAGTTTTATTCGATACGTCTTGAGAGTCTACGCAACCAATCTTCTgaaacttacataatatatatggtTCGTAGTACGGAGTAGGTTATAACTGTAAAATTGTACTGTTGCCATGGGAATAAAAGTAGCTAGATAGTAACTAAGGGTGGCTAGTGTACTAGCCAACTATGATGCTGACTTTAACTAGCGCGCCTctgacgtttaaacaaaaatgactTTCTTTGAATTTCGTGCAGGTTAACTTTGACGTGCaaagaaaaacgcaaagcacGCCAtattgtctaaacgtcagcggcacgCCAGTCAAAAGCAATGTAAAATTGGATGGTGCAACTCTCcctaattgttttaatttctttacaaaaatgcaTACGACTAGTTATGTATTAAGCACTATTACCGTATGTAGGAAgcgatattttgtaaataaatttctcaTCAATTATTCAGTATTTGTGTGTCGGTTCTTTAGACGCCATCTATAATATTCACAGTAAGTAATTTTCTAGGTAATTtagtaaatgtatgtattgtaatgtattgtaatttattagtaGTACTTTTCATAGTTGAAGTAGGTAATCAGTGAATTGAGTGGTATAATAACGTACACAACTGTGtgtatattgacaataattgacaagtcaaagaaaatataaggAATCAACAAAAATGACCCTTTAGAAAAATTTGAGAATCAAGGATTTTGATGGCATTAACAAGGTGAGGAAAGCGTTAAagaaaatgacaaattaaGGAAAATCGCATGTGGTATTACATGAACTTATAAggacaaaactaaaatatatctgCACCACAGCGTAGATAACAAGAAACTCTTACTGACCCAATATCTCATCTCCAGATCTAAAGTAGAAAATAACTGGCCTGAATATTAAATACGAATTTAGAAATTGCGTTCCTAGAGCGAGCGAGATTTTGACTAATGGCTTATGGTAATGACCATTGACGAGTGTTCACGATTTGTTATCGTAacggtttgtttgtttcttattTGGATTAAAGAGCGATGACCTTTACTCCAACCATTTCCACCATTTCCAGTCCAGCATAGAAACCTAgtgtgataatttattttgactgGAAATTATTAACTAtgatgaataattaaaaaaatgttgcatGACTTTTCCGTTATTGGCATGATACCTCACATGATAAGATATCTGACACATGATAAGATATCAtggaagaattttaaataagttcgTTTGGTTCTATTTTAGttaggtataattaaattatacttttttacgTGTTGATGGCAAATCTATAAACGTTAAACcatttaggtacttaatatttctttgttaGAACTGAGCCAATTTAATAATGGCTTCACCAGAAGTTGCTAACAACTCTGCCTTAGTACAGGTATTTGGGCTATCTGGATAGCGAGCAAATGCGTCATTGATTGCGGGAGCAACCACAGTCGCACGTATGTATTATGGCAATCATCTAGCATACCCTGCATTTCCGACCTAGTCGGTTAGAGATCTTTGcacctgaaaataatatgttctAGTTCTTGTTTAATTACAACCTTACATAATAAGTAGTCTAAAACGTAAGGTACGTTCTAGAAAACTTTATATTGTGTAAACTTTTTCTAGCTTAGACAATGTTTCATCggttgaatttttatatagttcaGCACATTTTTCGGTCtaaattttaatggaatttaatagtattttatgcTCAACTACAAGAAAGTAAACCTAGTTTACTTTCTTTGTAGTTGAgcttaaaatactatttaataaacttctgacaaaatgaatataaacaaacataaattttatcaaaacaaaataaaagtgagacaagtagtattaaaataaataagacgtGGTAAGCATTTTGCCAGTGAGTGAGAGGGCCGGATGCACGCCTCTTTCAGACGTTGGCATCGCACCAATTGCAAACCGCTGCGGCGGCTTGCCATTCGTGTGTCTAGGTTCTTTTAATTGGTTTCTGCCTTTGATTTGATgcaatttataattgtaattccTGCTCAACATTACCGGGCAggtgccgacgcgaatgaatgaatattgcatagtttgtatgaatgcttttatttactgcaatgaaa containing:
- the LOC128672493 gene encoding protein toll-like — encoded protein: MRFELVCVLTAALALQIIGASTLMCPSDPNCVCGGTLAVELNCNIDGRIVKINLLPNTYLNIKCENSTSLDYNKLPKCANDMNTFKSVSFKDCPLPTSSFKDVLNSLGVSKTMALIFQNAKNLSGYLDRRHFAGLQDLTKLLLSVNGITRLPDNLFMDINRLTWLNIRSNSINLSEELFKPLEKLETLEISHNHMTNISSNLFSHLTLLRKLSLWQSNVTWFSEDFFTGVDVLEELDLSSNGLNELPWSIFKPLKKLKKLTLLSNKFSALPQNLFKYNDELETVVILNNDVKLKELPKYLFGNLKNLKQIYIQRCGLEILPYDVFANSPDLTNISLSYNDITTLPESVFNDQINLLELDLSHNNLKDLEPKIFSSLVRLEKLDLHHNSLVEISGYTFSSLLSLIHLNMENNKLTTISDLLFSNNRQKMSISLAYNRLTFEKTKIINNMTRITKRISPFAHTYNLRLLNLSRNNFEVIFDEWWLNGHDILDISHNKIEVLWDNDKSTLNIKPGKSYEDVLKRPLKEIWISHNPLNCECKNFYFIDFLEEHSKIKIPDLSSFKCPIWTRESCYMRYIIFISLILILVSLYIVMIILFVFYRKQVNSMVKRKLRDRKSKNGVPFHKTHKDKSRNIIVRYCDDDEEFVLKEVVPGLRCHNLKLFMKPVSNDKQNLVKSLARCVKDSRRYTTLVVFSPNYLMSTYSHVNIKKIHGEMLKAENTVYIFVDIGLENSIYAFLKEQRDENTSVLWSEVDFWNKILGMLSVDRKKRVTAVSIKDDVKMPRKFKKLPGNISFSKLPDWSTFYNVNPFSHSHV